In Clarias gariepinus isolate MV-2021 ecotype Netherlands chromosome 1, CGAR_prim_01v2, whole genome shotgun sequence, one DNA window encodes the following:
- the uck2b gene encoding uridine-cytidine kinase 2-B — protein MCLRFVLPWVRGRAWVSISNGFLLDALVDCVGSLGQFFHPHTECTQSGCWERFGIGPALGQQHCSMAGDSETRLQDQEENSNAIRQPFLIGVAGGTASGKSSVCAKIMEMLGQNKIDHRQRQVATLSQDSFYKVLTPEQKARASKGQFNFDHPDAFDNELILKTLHDIIQGKTVQIPVYDFVTHSRKDEFVTLYPADVVLFEGILMFYSQEIRDLFQMKLFVDTDPDTRLSRRVLRDISERGRELEQVLSQYITFVKPAFEEFCLPTKKYADVIIPRGADNLVAINLIVQHIQDILNGGFIKRQNGHLNGHVTPRQRRPSESSRPH, from the exons ATGTGCTTGAGGTTTGTCCTGCCCTGGGTAAGGGGGAGGGCTTGGGTTTCAATCTCAAATGGCTTCCTATTGGACGCCTTAGTAGACTGCGTGGGGTCTTTGGGACAGTTCTTCCATCCCCACACCGAGTGCACGCAGTCAGGGTGTTGGGAACGGTTTGGGATCGGACCTGCGCTCGGACAGCAGCACTGCAGCATGGCTGGAGACAGCGAGACCCGACTTCAGGACCAGGAGGAGAACAGTAACGCCATCAGGCAGCCGTTTCTCATCGGGGTCGCGGGGGGCACAGCCAGCGGCAAg TCTTCAGTATGTGCCAAGATCATGGAGATGCTGGGGCAGAATAAGATCGATCACCGGCAGCGTCAGGTCGCCACCCTGAGTCAGGACAGTTTCTACAAAGTGCTCACTCCTGAACAGAAAGCCAGGGCAAGCAAAGGACAGTTCAACTTCGATCATCCCG ATGCTTTCGACAATGAGCTGATCTTAAAGACGCTTCATGACATCATTCAGGGGAAGACGGTTCAGATCCCGGTTTATGACTTTGTCACACATTCCAG GAAGGATGAGTTTGTGACGCTGTACCCAGCCGACGTGGTTCTTTTCGAGGGCATTCTCATGTTCTACTCACAGGAGATCCGCGACCTGTTCCAGATGAAGCTGTTCGTGGACACGGATCCGGACACGCGGCTGTCTCGGAGAG ttCTACGAGACATCAGTGAGAGAGGACGtgagctggagcaggtcctgtCCCAGTACATCACATTTGTAAAGCCGGCTTTCGAGGAGTTCTGTCTTCCA acGAAGAAGTATGCAGACGTCATCATTCCACGTGGAGCCGATAACCTTG TTGCGATAAACCTGATCGTGCAGCACATTCAGGACATCCTCAACGGCGGCTTCATCAAACGCCAGAACGGCCATCTGAACGGTCACGTGACCCCCCGACAGAGGCGCCCGTCTGAGTCCAGCAGACCGCACTGA
- the aldh9a1b gene encoding 4-trimethylaminobutyraldehyde dehydrogenase B: MRVLSSVLPPRLRASLLLLTASRAASSGTAQIRDPLNFWGGNRISLQGEIGFEPVYEPATGRVLCQLQFCRAAQVDEAVNSAHAAFTRWSKMAGMERAGVMLEVARIIQKRREEIAEVEVVNNGKSITEARLDVDSARLCIEYFAGLATTMAGQHVQLAGGSFAYTRREPLGVCVGIGAWNYPFQIAAWKSAPAIACGNSMVFKPSPLTPVTAVLLAEIYTQAGVPSGLFNVVQGAQETGALLCQHPAVAKVSFTGSVQTGKKIMEMASKGVKPVTLELGGKSPLIIFEDCNLENAIRGALMANFLSQGQVCSNGTRVFVHRSILGRFLEEVVRRTKAIRIGDPLLEETRMGALVSKDHLNKVLRYVEQAKAEGARVMCGGEPFTPSDPKLKGGYYMTPCVLDNCTDNMTCVRDEIFGPVMSVLTFDTEDEVLHRANDTTLGLAAGVFTKDVQRAHRVIENLQAGSCFINNYNITPVEVPFGGYKASGIGRENGQVTIEYYSQLKTVVVEMGDVDSLF; the protein is encoded by the exons ATGCGCGTGCTGAGCTCCGTGCTGCCCCCGCGGCTCCGCgcctctctcctcctcctcaccgCGAGCAGGGCGGCTTCATCGGGCACCGCGCAGATAAGAGACCCGCTGAACTTCTGGGGCGGAAACAGGATCAGTCTCCAGGGCGAGATCGGATTCGAGCCGGTCTACGAGCCTGCGACAG gaCGTGTGTTATGCCAGCTGCAGTTCTGCCGGGCGGCGCAGGTGGACGAAGCCGTAAACAGCGCTCACGCCGCTTTCACGCGCTGGAGTAAGATGGCTGGAATGGAACGAGCCGGGGTCATGCTGGAGGTTGCACGAATCATCCAG AAAAGAAGGGAAGAAATTGCTGAGGTGGAGGTGGTTAACAACGGCAAGTCGATCACAGAGGCACGGCTAGACGTGGACTCAGCCCGGCTGTGTATCGAGTATTTTGCTGGTCTCGCAACAACCATGGCAG GCCAGCACGTGCAGCTAGCAGGAGGATCTTTTGCTTACACGCGCCGGGAGCCGTTGGGAGTGTGTGTAGGAATCGGAGCCTGGAATTACCCCTTCCAGATTGCAGCCTGGAAATCAGCTCCGGCCATCGCCTGCG GGAACTCGATGGTGTTCAAGCCGTCCCCATTGACCCCGGTGACTGCAGTGCTGCTGGCTGAAATCTACACGCAGGCCGGTGTTCCTAGCGGTCTGTTTAACGTAGTGCAGGGCGCTCAGGAGACCGGCGCTCTGCTGTGCCAACACCCTGCCGTAGCCAAGGTCTCTTTCACTGGGAGTGTGCAAACCGGCAAGAAG ATAATGGAAATGGCGTCAAAAGGCGTGAAGCCAGTGACCCTGGAGCTCGGTGGCAAATCTCCACTGATCATTTTTGAGGATTGTAACCTTGAGAATGCAATCAGGGGAGCGCTTATGGCCAACTTCCTCTCTCAGGGCCAG GTGTGCAGTAACGGAACGCGGGTTTTCGTGCACAGATCGATCCTTGGCCGGTTTTTGGAGGAGGTGGTAAGGAGAACCAAAGCAATCCGGATCGGCGACCCCCTCCTGGAGGAGACGCGTATGGGGGCGCTGGTCAGCAAGGATCACCTGAACAAAGTGCTGAGATATGTGGAGCAGGCCAAGGCGGAG GGTGCTCgggtgatgtgtggaggagaacCGTTCACGCCGTCAGACCCTAAACTGAAAGGTGGATATTATATGACCCCCTGTGTTCTTG ACAACTGCACAGACAACATGACGTGCGTCAGAGACGAAATCTTCGGTCCTGTAATGTCAGTGTTGACCTTCGACACTGAGGACGAAGTTCTTCACAGGGCTAACGACACAACGCTGGGACTGGCTGCTGGAGTGTTCACTAA AGACGTTCAGAGAGCACATCGCGTGATTGAGAACCTGCAGGCTGGCTCGTGTTTCATCAACAACTACAACATCACGCCTGTGGAGGTGCCGTTCGGAGGATACAAAGCCTCAG GTATAGGAAGAGAAAACGGCCAGGTGACCATTGAGTACTACTCTCAGCTCAAAACCGTGGTGGTCGAAATGGGAGACGTGGACAGTCTCTTTTAA
- the zte38 gene encoding zebrafish testis-expressed 38 isoform X1, whose amino-acid sequence MATGLKKRAKAKQEVAEWDSLFNQELRTQEQSLVFVKRMLVLAVSSITYLRGIFPEDAYRSRYLEDLCLKVLKEDCTSPGANKIVKWLIGCFDALEKRYLQIVLIGVHRDPDDTNHVIESYQFKFKYTDNGPQMDILRNENIEMRVTIEDTKKASVLLIRKLFLLMQNLDSLPDDVYLTMKLYYYDDVTPSDYEPPGFKEGVCDSLWFEGTAVHFRVGDLQTPFHVLKVGVAAEQGRLSKLQEGEHLKDSVQDSVQEEVPGSGREDSLPSEDESAAQFKQPAKTLVKKRENKLAKRRRKEI is encoded by the exons ATGGCAACCGGTCTGAAAAAGCGAGCGAAAGCAAAACAAGAGGTTGCTgag TGGGACAGCTTATTCAACCAGGAGCTCAGAACTCAGGAGCAGTCTCTGGTGTTTGTAAAGCGAATGCTGGTCCTGGCCGTGTCCTCTATAACGTACCTGCGTGGGATCTTTCCAGAAGACGCATATCGATCCCGCTACTTAGaag aTTTATGCCTCAAAGTTCTTAAAGAGGACTGCACCTCTCCAGGAGCCAACAAAATTGTCAAGTG GTTAATTGGATGTTTTGATGCCTTGGAGAAGAGATAC ctgcaAATTGTGCTTATCGGG GTGCACCGCGACCCAGATGACACTAAT catgtcaTAGAATCTTAtcagttcaagttcaagtacaCAGACAACGGGCCCCAGATGGACATCCTCAG AAACGAGAACATCGAGATGAGGGTGACCATAGAGGACACGAAGAAGGCCTCGGTTTTGCTGATCCGAAAGCTTTTTCTGCTCATGCAGAATCTAGACTCTCTGCCTGACGATGTCTACCTCACCATGAAGCTCTACTATTACGATGATG TGACCCCATCAGACTACGAGCCGCCGGGGTTTAAGGAGGGCGTGTGCGACAGCCTGTGGTTCGAGGGCACAGCAGTGCACTTCAGAGTGGGAGACCTGCAGACTCCCTTCCACGTCCTGAAGGTCGGAGTGGCAGCCGAGCAGGGCCGCTTGAGCAAACTGCAGGAGGGCGAGCACCTGAAAGACAGCGtccaggactctgtgcaggagGAG GTGCCTGGATCGGGCAGGGAGGACAGTCTGCCGTCTGAGGACG AATCGGCCGCGCAGTTCAAGCAACCCGCCAAAACCCTGGTGAAG aaaagagaaaacaaactggccaagagaaggagaaaagaaatCTAA
- the zte38 gene encoding zebrafish testis-expressed 38 isoform X2, which produces MATGLKKRAKAKQEVAEWDSLFNQELRTQEQSLVFVKRMLVLAVSSITYLRGIFPEDAYRSRYLEDLCLKVLKEDCTSPGANKIVKWLIGCFDALEKRYLQIVLIGVHRDPDDTNHVIESYQFKFKYTDNGPQMDILRNENIEMRVTIEDTKKASVLLIRKLFLLMQNLDSLPDDVYLTMKLYYYDDVTPSDYEPPGFKEGVCDSLWFEGTAVHFRVGDLQTPFHVLKVGVAAEQGRLSKLQEGEHLKDSVQDSVQEERISEIRRCLDRAGRTVCRLRTNRPRSSSNPPKPW; this is translated from the exons ATGGCAACCGGTCTGAAAAAGCGAGCGAAAGCAAAACAAGAGGTTGCTgag TGGGACAGCTTATTCAACCAGGAGCTCAGAACTCAGGAGCAGTCTCTGGTGTTTGTAAAGCGAATGCTGGTCCTGGCCGTGTCCTCTATAACGTACCTGCGTGGGATCTTTCCAGAAGACGCATATCGATCCCGCTACTTAGaag aTTTATGCCTCAAAGTTCTTAAAGAGGACTGCACCTCTCCAGGAGCCAACAAAATTGTCAAGTG GTTAATTGGATGTTTTGATGCCTTGGAGAAGAGATAC ctgcaAATTGTGCTTATCGGG GTGCACCGCGACCCAGATGACACTAAT catgtcaTAGAATCTTAtcagttcaagttcaagtacaCAGACAACGGGCCCCAGATGGACATCCTCAG AAACGAGAACATCGAGATGAGGGTGACCATAGAGGACACGAAGAAGGCCTCGGTTTTGCTGATCCGAAAGCTTTTTCTGCTCATGCAGAATCTAGACTCTCTGCCTGACGATGTCTACCTCACCATGAAGCTCTACTATTACGATGATG TGACCCCATCAGACTACGAGCCGCCGGGGTTTAAGGAGGGCGTGTGCGACAGCCTGTGGTTCGAGGGCACAGCAGTGCACTTCAGAGTGGGAGACCTGCAGACTCCCTTCCACGTCCTGAAGGTCGGAGTGGCAGCCGAGCAGGGCCGCTTGAGCAAACTGCAGGAGGGCGAGCACCTGAAAGACAGCGtccaggactctgtgcaggagGAG CGCATTTCTGAAATCCGTAGGTGCCTGGATCGGGCAGGGAGGACAGTCTGCCGTCTGAGGACG AATCGGCCGCGCAGTTCAAGCAACCCGCCAAAACCCTGGTGA
- the prdx1 gene encoding peroxiredoxin-1, producing the protein MSAGKAQIGKPAPDFTAKAVMPDGQFKDLKLSDYRGKYVVFFFYPLDFTFVCPTEIIAFSDAAEEFKKINCEVIGASVDSHFCHLAWINTPRKQGGLGHMKVPLVADTKRTISQDYGVLKEDEGIAYRGLFIIDDKGILRQITINDLPVGRSIDETLRLVQAFQFTDKHGEVCPAGWKPGKDTIKPDVQKSKDFFSKQN; encoded by the exons ATGTCAGCTGGCAAAGCACAGATCGGCAAACCTGCCCCTGACTTCACAGCCAAGGCCGTGATGCCTGATGGCCAGTTTAAAGATCTGAAGCTGTCAGACTATCGAG gaAAGTACGTTGTTTTCTTCTTCTACCCTCTGGACTTCACCTTCGTCTGTCCCACCGAGATCATCGCCTTCAGTGACGCAGCAGAAGAATTCAAAAAGATCAACTGTGAGGTCATCGGTGCGTCTGTAGACTCGCACTTCTGCCATCTGGCCTG GATAAACACCCCCAGGAAgcaaggtggcctgggacaCATGAAGGTTCCTCTGGTGGCCGACACCAAACGGACCATCTCTCAAGACTACGGTGTACTGAAGGAGGACGAAGGCATCGCTTACAG AGGTCTCTTCATCATCGACGATAAAGGCATCCTGAGGCAGATCACCATTAACGACCTGCCGGTGGGTCGGTCGATCGACGAGACGCTGCGTCTGGTGCAGGCCTTTCAGTTTACAGATAAACACGGAGAAG TTTGCCCAGCCGGCTGGAAGCCCGGAAAGGACACGATCAAGCCTGATGTCCAaaagagcaaagattttttctCCAAACAAAACTAA
- the fzr1b gene encoding fizzy-related protein homolog, whose amino-acid sequence MDQDYERRLLRQINHQNLPDGQVSKPGFATCSPVSVKSGDRFIPTRAGSNWSINFHYANENCWSPNQNQRSKDASSDTGKDAVAYAALLRNELLGAGIETVPDPHTDDRRHAVLSQDTNSLFRYTIHTKRVPFDSGNEISPYSLSPLSNKSHKLLRSPRKPARKISKIPFKVLDAPELQDDFYLNLVDWSAGNLLSVGLGACVYLWSACTSQVTRLCDLSVDGDSVTSVCWNERGSLVAVGTHKGFVQIWDAAGGRKLTSLEGHSARVGALAWNGEQLSSGSRDRVILQRDVRAPPAAERRLQGHRQEVCGLKWSPDHQHLASGGNDNKLLVWNSSSLVPVQQYSEHLAAVKAIAWSPHQHGLLASGGGTADRCLRFWNTLTGQALQSTDTGSQVCNLAWSKHANELVSTHGYSQNQILVWKYPSLTQVAKLTGHSYRVLYLAVSPDGEAIVTGAGDETLRFWNVFSKTRCTKESKSVLNLFTRIR is encoded by the exons ATGGACCAGGACTATGAGAGACGCCTCCTCAGGCAGATCAACCATCAGAACCTGCCTGATGGTCAAGTGTCCAAG CCGGGCTTTGCCACATGCAGTCCAGTCAGTGTTAAGTCAGGTGACAGATTCATACCCACTCGCGCAGGCAGCAACTGGAGCATCAACTTCCATTACGCCAAC gAAAACTGTTGGTCTCCGAACCAGAACCAGCGCTCGAAGGACGCCAGTTCAGACACTGGAAAGG ACGCGGTGGCCTATGCTGCTCTCCTGCGGAACGAGCTCCTAGGAGCGGGCATCGAAACCGTACCCGACCCTCACACAGATGACCGACGGCATGCCGTCCTCTCACAGGACACAAACAGCCTCTTCAGG TACACAATTCACACAAAGAGAGTGCCTTTTGACAGCGGCAATGAAATCTCCCCGTATTCCCTCTCTCCCCTCAGCAACAAAAG TCACAAGCTGTTACGATCACCACGAAAGCCAGCACGAAAGATCTCCAAAATCCCCTTTAAAGTTCTGGATGCACCGGAGCTGCAGGATGACTTCTACTTAAACCTG GTGGACTGGTCAGCTGGAAACCTGCTCAGTGTTGGTCTTGGTGCTTGTGTGTACCTGTGGAGCGCCTGCACCAGTCAG GTGACCAGGTTGTGTGATCTGTCAGTGGATGGAGACTCTGTGACTTCGGTCTGCTGGAATGAGAGG GGAAGCTTGGTTGCTGTTGGAACTCACAAAGGCTTTGTTCAAATATGGGACGCAGCTGGAGGGAGGAAGTTAACCAGCCTGGAAGGACACTCGGCTCGTGTCG GAGCTTTAGCATGGAACGGCGAGCAGCTCTCGTCGGGCAGCAGGGACAGGGTGATCCTGCAGAGGGATGTCCGCGCGCCGCCTGCCGCTGAGAGAAGACTGCAGGGCCATAGACAGGAAGTCTGCGGCCTCAAGTGGTCCCCCGACCACCAGCACCTCGCCTCGGGAGGCAACGACAACAAG CTGCTGGTGTGGAACAGCTCGAGCCTGGTGCCCGTGCAACAGTACAGCGAGCATTTAGCGGCGGTCAAGGCCATCGCCTGGTCGCCCCATCAGCACGGCCTCCTGGCGTCCGGTGGAGGCACGGCCGACCGCTGCCTGCGCTTCTGGAACACACTCACAGGACAGGCGCTGCAGAGCACCGACACGGGCTCGCAGGTCTGCAACCTGGCCTGGTCCAAACACGCCAACGAGCTG GTCAGCACACACGGTTACTCACAAAACCAGATCCTGGTGTGGAAATACCCGTCACTCACACAGGTGGCCAAGTTGACGGGACACTCGTACCGTGTGCTTTACTTG GCCGTGTCTCCAGACGGCGAGGCTATAGTGACTGGAGCGGGAGACGAGACACTCAGGTTCTGGAATGTCTTCAGCAAAACACGCTGCACCAAG GAATCCAAGTCGGTGCTGAATCTTTTCACCAGGATACGGTAG